From Enterococcus mundtii, the proteins below share one genomic window:
- a CDS encoding GH25 family lysozyme, with protein sequence MRTMIKWVGVICFTLLVYVGGTAQATLIPIKPMITEKNQHELGSSSQFSESLTRSLTDDSGISAAESGRPAKDFIDISSNNGKISSEEFQTMKNYGIKGVVVKLTEGDSYKNPLAPEQIASAVAAGLKVSVYHYAWFNEEADTKGEAQFLLDYMKELNLPSSTVVVNDSENPKMNLDKVTDNALIFQKEIQQGGYQNVIHYSSASWFTENKLDMTRLGKENCWVAQWPYDPSDKNPLHTDTAAWQWASDLYFPEFPARHFDVSTDYLKKFTS encoded by the coding sequence ATGCGTACAATGATCAAATGGGTAGGTGTTATTTGTTTTACTTTACTAGTTTACGTTGGAGGAACAGCACAGGCAACTTTGATTCCAATCAAGCCTATGATTACTGAAAAAAATCAACATGAGTTAGGTAGCAGCAGCCAATTCTCAGAATCACTCACTCGAAGTCTGACAGACGATTCTGGAATCTCCGCTGCCGAATCAGGAAGACCAGCTAAAGATTTTATTGACATATCTTCTAATAACGGCAAGATATCGAGTGAAGAGTTTCAAACGATGAAAAACTATGGCATTAAGGGTGTAGTCGTGAAATTGACTGAAGGAGACTCGTATAAAAATCCGCTTGCTCCTGAACAGATTGCTTCAGCCGTTGCAGCAGGTCTAAAAGTAAGTGTCTATCATTATGCGTGGTTCAATGAAGAAGCTGATACAAAAGGGGAAGCCCAGTTTTTATTGGATTATATGAAAGAGTTGAACCTGCCATCATCAACTGTGGTTGTCAACGATAGTGAAAATCCAAAGATGAACTTGGACAAAGTGACAGATAATGCGTTGATTTTCCAAAAAGAGATCCAACAGGGAGGCTATCAAAACGTCATCCACTATTCGAGTGCTTCTTGGTTTACCGAAAACAAGCTAGATATGACACGTCTAGGAAAAGAAAATTGTTGGGTTGCACAGTGGCCGTATGATCCTTCTGATAAAAATCCTTTGCATACAGATACAGCAGCATGGCAGTGGGCAAGTGATCTGTATTTCCCAGAATTTCCTGCCCGTCATTTTGATGTAAGTACTGACTATTTGAAAAAATTTACAAGTTAA
- the nrdH gene encoding glutaredoxin-like protein NrdH: MNVKIFSKNNCMQCKMVKRFLAENKIDFEEVNIDEQPEAISWLKDQGFQSVPVITSDAATVIGFRPDQLRHLAS, translated from the coding sequence ATGAACGTAAAAATCTTTTCAAAAAATAATTGTATGCAATGTAAAATGGTGAAACGCTTTTTAGCTGAAAATAAAATCGACTTTGAAGAAGTAAATATCGATGAACAACCTGAAGCAATCTCATGGTTAAAAGACCAAGGATTCCAAAGTGTTCCGGTCATCACTTCTGACGCAGCGACTGTCATTGGTTTTAGACCAGATCAACTACGTCACTTAGCTAGCTAA
- the nrdE gene encoding class 1b ribonucleoside-diphosphate reductase subunit alpha, with the protein MSLKNLKDVSYFKLNNEINRPVNGQIPLNKDKEALAAFFEENVKPNTMMFPTVIDKIQYLIDNQYLEAEFIQLYSSEFIEKLYQFLFEQNFTFKSFMAAYKFYSQYALKTNDGSAYLESYEDRVAFNALYFANGDEELALALADEMIHQRYQPATPSFLNAGRKRRGELVSCFLTQVTDDMNSIGRSINSALQLSRIGGGVGITLSNLREAGAPIKGYEGAASGVVPVMKLFEDSFSYSNQLGQRQGAGVVYLNVFHPDIMMFLSAKKENADEKIRVKTLSLGVIVPDKFYELARKNQEMYLFSPYSVEKEYGVPFSYVDITAEYDNLVANPNIRKQKIKARDLENEISKLQQESGYPYIINIDTANRENPVDGKIIMSNLCSEILQVQTPSVINGKQEYEELGTDISCNLGSTNIVNLMDSPDFGRSVRTMTRALTYITDASDIDVVPPIQNGNKLNHTIGLGAMGLHTYFAKEQMEYGSEESIDFTNVYFMLLNYWTLVESNNIARERKQVFHNFEKSAYADGTYFDKYVTGEFQPKSERVAALFDGIFIPTAQDWENLKQAIMKDGLYHQNRLAVAPNGSISYINDTSASIHPITRMIEERQEKKIGKIYYPAPYLSNETIPYYTSAYDMDMRKVIDIYATAQKHVDQGMSMTLFMRSEIPEGLYEWKETTKQSTRDLNILRHYAFHKGIKSIYYVRTFTDDAEEIGSNQCESCVI; encoded by the coding sequence ATGAGTCTTAAAAATCTAAAAGATGTCAGCTACTTTAAGCTGAATAATGAAATCAATCGACCAGTCAACGGGCAAATCCCTTTAAATAAAGATAAAGAAGCTTTAGCTGCTTTTTTTGAAGAAAATGTCAAACCAAATACGATGATGTTTCCAACAGTGATCGACAAAATCCAGTATTTGATCGACAACCAATATTTAGAAGCAGAGTTCATTCAATTATATAGTAGTGAATTTATTGAAAAACTTTATCAATTCCTATTCGAACAAAACTTTACATTTAAATCATTCATGGCAGCCTATAAGTTCTACTCTCAATATGCGTTAAAAACAAATGATGGTTCTGCCTACTTGGAATCTTATGAAGATCGTGTCGCATTCAATGCGTTGTACTTTGCGAATGGCGACGAAGAACTAGCCTTAGCTTTAGCTGATGAAATGATCCACCAACGTTATCAACCAGCAACCCCTTCATTTTTGAATGCTGGACGTAAACGTCGCGGTGAACTTGTTTCTTGTTTCTTGACTCAAGTAACGGATGATATGAATTCGATCGGTCGTTCGATCAACTCTGCCTTACAACTTTCACGAATCGGTGGCGGTGTTGGGATCACTCTTTCTAACCTACGTGAAGCCGGAGCGCCGATCAAAGGATACGAAGGTGCAGCTAGCGGTGTTGTTCCAGTAATGAAATTGTTTGAAGATAGCTTTAGTTATTCGAACCAATTAGGACAACGTCAAGGTGCGGGTGTCGTTTATTTAAACGTCTTCCACCCAGACATCATGATGTTCCTTTCAGCAAAAAAAGAAAATGCAGATGAAAAGATTCGCGTGAAGACTTTATCACTTGGTGTGATCGTCCCAGATAAATTCTATGAATTAGCACGTAAAAATCAAGAAATGTATCTATTCAGTCCTTATAGTGTGGAAAAAGAATATGGTGTGCCATTTTCTTATGTAGATATCACTGCGGAATATGACAACTTGGTAGCAAATCCAAATATCCGTAAACAAAAAATCAAAGCCCGTGATTTAGAAAACGAGATCTCTAAATTACAACAAGAGTCTGGTTATCCGTATATCATCAATATTGATACAGCAAATCGTGAAAATCCTGTAGACGGTAAAATCATCATGAGTAACTTATGTTCTGAGATTTTACAAGTACAGACACCTTCTGTCATCAATGGCAAGCAAGAATATGAAGAGTTAGGGACAGACATCTCATGTAACTTAGGTTCTACAAACATCGTCAATTTGATGGACAGCCCTGACTTTGGTCGTTCTGTCCGCACGATGACTCGTGCATTGACGTATATCACAGATGCTTCAGACATTGACGTGGTTCCACCGATCCAAAACGGGAACAAATTGAACCATACGATCGGACTTGGTGCTATGGGACTTCATACTTATTTTGCCAAAGAGCAAATGGAATATGGTTCCGAAGAATCAATTGATTTTACCAATGTTTATTTCATGTTGTTGAATTACTGGACACTTGTTGAAAGTAACAATATCGCACGTGAGAGAAAACAAGTCTTCCATAATTTCGAAAAATCAGCTTATGCAGACGGCACTTATTTTGATAAATATGTCACTGGCGAATTCCAACCAAAATCTGAACGAGTTGCTGCTTTGTTTGATGGTATCTTTATTCCGACTGCCCAAGACTGGGAAAACTTGAAGCAAGCAATCATGAAAGATGGTTTGTACCACCAAAATCGTTTAGCTGTAGCACCTAATGGTTCTATTTCTTATATCAACGATACGAGTGCAAGTATCCATCCGATCACTCGTATGATCGAAGAACGCCAAGAAAAGAAAATTGGGAAAATCTATTACCCAGCGCCTTATTTATCAAATGAAACAATCCCGTATTACACTTCTGCTTATGATATGGATATGCGTAAAGTGATCGATATTTATGCCACAGCACAAAAACATGTGGATCAAGGAATGAGTATGACGTTGTTTATGCGTTCAGAAATCCCAGAAGGTTTGTACGAATGGAAAGAAACGACAAAACAATCCACACGTGATCTAAATATTCTAAGACACTATGCTTTCCACAAAGGAATCAAATCGATTTATTATGTACGTACGTTTACAGACGATGCAGAAGAAATCGGCAGCAACCAATGTGAAAGCTGTGTGATCTAA
- the nrdF gene encoding class 1b ribonucleoside-diphosphate reductase subunit beta — translation MSETYYAAINWNEIEDIIDKSTWEKLTEQFWLDTRIPLSNDLDDWRTLSQLEKDTVGHVFGGLTLLDTVQSESGMDQLRKDVRTPHEEAVLNNIQFMESVHAKSYSSIFSTLNTKKEIEEIFEWTNTNPYLQKKAERINEIYKNGTPLEKKIASVFLETFLFYSGFYTPLYYLGNNKLANVAEIIKLIIRDESVHGTYIGYKFQLGYNELPEEEQETLKDWMYNLLYELYENEERYTEELYDPIGWTEEVKTFLRYNANKALMNLGMDPLFPDTANDVNPIVMNGISTGTSNHDFFSQVGNGYLLGNVEAMKDEDYLIGLD, via the coding sequence ATGTCAGAAACTTATTATGCAGCGATAAACTGGAATGAAATTGAAGATATCATTGATAAATCGACTTGGGAGAAATTAACTGAGCAATTTTGGTTAGACACACGTATCCCTTTGTCAAATGATTTAGACGACTGGCGTACGCTTTCCCAATTAGAAAAAGATACAGTTGGTCACGTATTTGGTGGATTGACTTTACTTGATACCGTCCAATCAGAAAGCGGGATGGATCAATTACGTAAAGATGTCCGCACGCCCCATGAAGAAGCGGTATTGAACAATATCCAATTCATGGAGTCTGTCCATGCGAAAAGTTACTCTTCGATCTTCAGTACATTGAATACGAAAAAAGAAATCGAAGAAATCTTTGAATGGACGAATACCAATCCTTATTTACAGAAAAAAGCTGAGCGTATCAATGAGATCTACAAAAACGGTACGCCGTTAGAGAAAAAAATTGCGAGTGTCTTTTTAGAAACCTTCTTATTTTACTCAGGATTCTATACACCACTTTATTATTTAGGAAATAATAAATTAGCCAACGTGGCAGAGATCATCAAGTTGATCATTCGTGACGAATCTGTCCATGGCACGTATATTGGCTATAAATTCCAACTAGGTTACAACGAATTACCTGAAGAAGAACAAGAAACATTGAAAGACTGGATGTATAATTTGTTATATGAATTATACGAAAACGAAGAGCGCTACACAGAAGAATTATATGATCCAATCGGTTGGACGGAAGAAGTCAAAACATTCTTGCGCTACAATGCAAATAAAGCATTGATGAATCTAGGAATGGACCCACTATTCCCTGATACAGCAAACGATGTCAACCCAATCGTGATGAATGGGATCTCTACTGGTACAAGTAACCACGATTTCTTCTCTCAAGTCGGAAACGGCTACCTATTAGGTAACGTGGAAGCGATGAAAGATGAAGATTACTTGATTGGTTTAGACTAA
- a CDS encoding dihydrodipicolinate reductase, with amino-acid sequence MTKKIRMVQVGCGKMSKEIIKYALAKDIEIVGAVDNRPEAIGQDLGLYLGYEQALGIKISSDPHEVFQNCDADVALVTIASYIKDFMPSLEIPLTYGVNVLTIGEEALYPWTTSVAETNRLDKIAKANNVTISGTGMQDIYWVSFPTLLAAGVNDVQKISGEVSYDVEHYGKALAEAHGVGYDQERFDKEIANATDLPSYSWMTAEAICAKMDWSIKRISQKNVPIILDKDIPSKTMGRTIKAGEAIGMSAVATIETVQGPVVEVGCTGKVYQTGEGDLCTWSIEGTPSMQFEVTKPDTPKHTCATLINRIPTVINSNAGYVTIDQLQPVEYMTYPAHLYLDKK; translated from the coding sequence ATGACTAAAAAAATTCGTATGGTCCAAGTCGGCTGTGGAAAAATGTCGAAAGAGATTATCAAATATGCCTTGGCAAAAGATATTGAAATCGTTGGAGCTGTAGACAATCGTCCAGAGGCAATCGGTCAAGATCTAGGCTTATATTTAGGCTATGAACAAGCCTTAGGTATTAAAATCTCCAGCGATCCTCATGAAGTATTTCAAAACTGTGATGCCGATGTCGCTTTAGTCACGATTGCTAGTTATATCAAAGATTTCATGCCGAGTTTAGAGATACCCTTGACCTATGGAGTCAATGTTTTAACGATCGGTGAAGAAGCTTTGTATCCTTGGACGACTTCGGTTGCAGAAACCAATCGTTTAGATAAAATCGCAAAAGCCAACAACGTGACGATTTCAGGAACAGGAATGCAAGATATTTACTGGGTGTCGTTTCCAACGCTGCTGGCTGCTGGCGTGAATGATGTACAAAAAATCAGTGGGGAAGTTAGTTATGATGTCGAACACTATGGAAAAGCGTTAGCGGAAGCGCATGGTGTGGGCTATGATCAAGAAAGATTTGACAAAGAAATTGCCAATGCAACCGATTTGCCTTCCTATTCTTGGATGACCGCTGAAGCGATCTGTGCCAAAATGGATTGGTCGATCAAACGCATTTCTCAAAAAAACGTTCCAATCATTTTAGATAAAGATATTCCGTCAAAAACCATGGGGCGGACAATCAAGGCAGGCGAAGCAATTGGGATGTCTGCCGTTGCAACGATCGAAACGGTACAAGGACCAGTTGTGGAAGTCGGTTGTACTGGAAAAGTCTATCAGACAGGTGAAGGAGATCTATGTACTTGGTCGATCGAAGGAACGCCAAGTATGCAATTTGAAGTAACCAAACCAGATACACCAAAGCATACGTGCGCTACGTTGATCAACCGGATACCGACAGTGATCAATTCCAATGCAGGCTATGTCACGATCGATCAATTGCAACCTGTCGAATATATGACGTATCCAGCACATCTTTATTTAGATAAAAAATAG
- the ald gene encoding alanine dehydrogenase, translated as MTIIGVPKEIKNSEKRVGVTPAGVKEIVTAGHTVYVEERAGEGSGFTDSQYREAGAQIKADPETVWSAEIVVKVKEPLASEYQYFRKDLILFTYLHLAANLELTEALIKSGTTAIAYEMVTKNGAFPLLAPMSEVAGRLGGLLGAEILAKQSGKLISGVTGVLPVQATILGGGIAGVSAAHYLHGLGADVTILDINVDRLRELSEMFNGQVKTLYSSPTNIEKMALTSDIVIGSVLLPGKKAPHLITEELVKQMKEGTILVDIAIDQGGCFETSQPTTHEEPTFVKHGVIHYSVANMPGLVPQTSTLALTNVTMRYIKGLASQSLTDVIQTYPEIIPGISTYKGRLTCPEVGEVFERTVVDVRELV; from the coding sequence ATGACAATCATTGGTGTACCAAAAGAAATCAAAAATTCAGAGAAACGTGTAGGCGTGACACCTGCAGGAGTAAAAGAGATAGTTACAGCTGGTCATACCGTTTATGTGGAAGAACGTGCAGGGGAAGGGTCAGGCTTTACAGATAGTCAATACCGTGAAGCTGGCGCTCAAATCAAAGCTGATCCAGAGACAGTCTGGTCGGCAGAAATCGTCGTGAAAGTCAAAGAACCACTAGCATCGGAATATCAATATTTTAGAAAAGACTTGATTTTATTTACGTACTTGCATCTAGCCGCAAATCTTGAATTGACCGAAGCGTTGATCAAGTCTGGGACAACCGCAATTGCCTATGAAATGGTTACGAAAAACGGAGCATTTCCATTACTCGCACCAATGAGTGAAGTCGCTGGCCGTTTAGGGGGTCTATTGGGTGCGGAGATTTTAGCGAAGCAAAGTGGAAAATTGATTTCAGGTGTAACCGGTGTTTTACCAGTTCAGGCAACTATTTTAGGTGGTGGGATCGCCGGAGTGAGTGCCGCGCATTACTTGCACGGATTAGGGGCAGATGTGACGATCTTAGATATCAATGTCGACCGCTTACGTGAATTGTCAGAGATGTTTAATGGGCAAGTAAAAACCCTCTACTCAAGCCCAACGAATATTGAGAAAATGGCATTGACTAGTGATATCGTGATTGGTTCAGTCTTATTACCAGGTAAAAAAGCCCCACATCTTATCACAGAAGAATTAGTGAAGCAAATGAAAGAAGGAACGATCTTGGTGGATATTGCGATTGACCAAGGGGGCTGTTTTGAAACGAGCCAGCCAACCACCCATGAAGAACCGACTTTCGTTAAACATGGAGTGATCCACTACTCGGTTGCGAATATGCCAGGTTTAGTTCCTCAAACGTCTACGTTAGCTTTAACGAATGTCACGATGAGATATATCAAAGGATTAGCCTCTCAATCACTGACTGACGTGATCCAAACCTATCCAGAAATCATTCCAGGTATCAGTACGTATAAAGGAAGACTGACCTGTCCTGAAGTAGGTGAGGTGTTTGAGCGAACAGTAGTTGATGTTCGTGAGCTTGTTTAA
- a CDS encoding aminotransferase class III-fold pyridoxal phosphate-dependent enzyme, with protein sequence MNNRKKKYFWHPMTDTRASEEETIVIERGDGNFIYDDTGRKLLDGVGGLWCMNVGHNRPEMNRAIADQMEKLSYYQLFTNIAHPKAYDLAEKIIQMTQEEEMAKVFFTSGGSDSVDTALKITRQYWQAVGKPTKKVFLSLEKAYHGMHYGGTSIGGNPIYREFIGPGLQDCVRVSSPHLKKNKWNCQDPEELTKLCIAELVETIEQIGADHIAAFIAEPIQGAGGIIVPPTSYWPALREVCDTYDILLIADEVVTGFGRSGYLFGSRGWGIKPDAMVLAKGLSSGYVPLGATVFNKRIVEGIESATNGANVIIHGHTYGGHPLGCVAALEALRIVEEENLVENAREVGAYLLERLKGIEGKYDCISDVRGKGLMIAIDFENTGKYDVEQTAKNVQAVADYAINAGVLLRDELQTIIISPSLTFSKENADQLFDAIHMGFEEWQKQQ encoded by the coding sequence ATGAACAATCGCAAGAAAAAGTATTTTTGGCATCCGATGACGGATACCCGAGCAAGTGAAGAAGAAACGATCGTTATCGAACGTGGAGATGGGAATTTTATCTATGATGATACAGGGAGAAAATTACTCGATGGTGTCGGTGGATTATGGTGTATGAACGTTGGTCATAATCGCCCTGAAATGAACCGAGCAATTGCTGATCAAATGGAAAAATTATCTTACTATCAATTGTTTACGAATATTGCCCATCCCAAGGCATATGACTTGGCAGAAAAAATCATTCAAATGACGCAAGAAGAAGAGATGGCGAAAGTATTCTTTACTTCTGGAGGAAGTGATTCAGTAGATACTGCGTTGAAAATAACAAGACAATACTGGCAAGCAGTAGGTAAACCGACAAAGAAAGTATTTCTGTCATTGGAAAAAGCCTATCATGGGATGCATTATGGTGGAACGTCGATAGGTGGTAACCCCATCTATCGGGAATTTATTGGTCCAGGTTTACAAGATTGTGTACGTGTTTCTTCTCCACATTTGAAGAAAAATAAATGGAATTGCCAAGATCCAGAAGAATTGACAAAACTCTGTATCGCTGAACTAGTTGAAACGATTGAACAGATTGGCGCAGATCATATTGCTGCATTTATTGCTGAGCCGATCCAAGGTGCTGGCGGTATCATCGTTCCACCAACTTCTTATTGGCCAGCTTTAAGGGAAGTTTGTGATACTTATGATATTTTATTGATTGCAGATGAAGTTGTGACAGGTTTTGGCCGTTCAGGATATCTTTTTGGTAGTCGTGGCTGGGGCATCAAACCAGATGCCATGGTTCTAGCAAAAGGATTATCTTCTGGGTATGTTCCACTAGGGGCAACTGTTTTTAACAAACGCATTGTTGAAGGCATCGAATCAGCGACCAATGGAGCTAATGTCATTATCCATGGGCATACTTACGGTGGACACCCGCTCGGCTGCGTGGCAGCATTAGAAGCTTTACGTATTGTGGAAGAAGAAAACTTAGTTGAAAATGCTCGTGAAGTCGGTGCATATTTATTGGAACGTCTAAAAGGTATTGAAGGAAAATATGACTGCATTAGTGATGTTCGTGGAAAAGGCTTGATGATCGCTATCGATTTTGAGAATACAGGGAAATATGATGTGGAACAAACAGCAAAAAATGTGCAAGCAGTTGCTGATTATGCCATCAATGCAGGTGTCTTGCTCCGTGATGAATTACAAACGATTATCATTTCACCATCGTTGACCTTTTCAAAGGAAAACGCAGATCAACTATTCGATGCGATTCATATGGGCTTTGAGGAGTGGCAAAAGCAACAATAA
- a CDS encoding AEC family transporter, whose protein sequence is MSLSETLSNVINMEIISAITSTLFIILLGYFLRKHEIFSSDVGKTLSKVVLTVAIPALAFNSFMQDLNDEVLNQGINILILGILVHVFLIFLSKFFFFRYAPNKEDTLRVLSIFGSTTFFGIPVVGAVFGAEGILYASIFNIGYRIFLYSYAYLKMSGLKMARKNIKEMILNPIVLATFIGLFIWLFQDSLPQIAQSSSESVAFLRIDQTLPWLFKPLTFLSSLASPLAWLAIGITLGDLPFGKTLSSHTSWYYSFIKVIVFPLVILLSILLLNAMNILPVNAVGLSTIIIMMATPAATVAVAYAINFEKEAVLASNASLLSTLFSIVLIPIWIIVLNLLGN, encoded by the coding sequence ATGTCACTATCAGAAACATTGAGCAATGTCATCAACATGGAAATTATCAGTGCGATCACTTCCACACTGTTTATTATATTATTAGGTTACTTTTTAAGAAAGCACGAGATTTTCTCATCAGATGTCGGAAAGACATTGTCTAAGGTCGTCTTAACTGTCGCAATTCCTGCATTAGCTTTTAATTCGTTTATGCAGGACTTGAATGATGAAGTATTGAATCAAGGAATCAACATTTTGATTCTTGGGATATTGGTCCACGTTTTCTTGATTTTTCTAAGTAAATTCTTCTTTTTTAGATATGCACCAAATAAAGAAGACACATTGCGTGTACTCTCTATTTTCGGGTCAACAACATTTTTCGGTATTCCTGTTGTCGGTGCAGTCTTTGGCGCAGAAGGGATTTTGTACGCATCGATTTTTAACATTGGTTATCGTATCTTTTTATACTCTTATGCTTATTTAAAAATGAGTGGATTGAAAATGGCACGCAAGAATATTAAAGAAATGATCTTGAACCCAATCGTATTGGCAACTTTTATCGGATTATTTATTTGGCTCTTCCAAGATAGCTTACCTCAAATTGCTCAGTCTAGTTCTGAATCTGTTGCTTTTTTAAGAATCGATCAGACGTTGCCATGGCTATTTAAACCTTTGACGTTCCTCTCTAGTTTAGCCTCCCCACTCGCTTGGTTGGCAATCGGGATCACATTAGGCGATCTGCCATTCGGAAAAACCCTCAGCAGTCACACCTCTTGGTACTATTCATTCATCAAAGTCATTGTCTTCCCACTTGTGATTTTACTTTCAATTTTACTGTTGAACGCAATGAATATTTTACCAGTGAACGCAGTTGGTCTAAGTACGATAATCATTATGATGGCTACTCCGGCTGCAACAGTTGCGGTTGCTTATGCCATCAACTTTGAAAAAGAAGCAGTACTTGCCTCTAACGCCTCCTTGCTTTCTACACTCTTCTCGATCGTGTTGATCCCTATCTGGATCATCGTCTTAAACTTGCTTGGAAATTAA
- a CDS encoding NAD(P)-dependent oxidoreductase translates to MKNLNVVCYGVRPAERSLFQQLNIHGFNLNLVEDLLNETNYTEAKGMDAVILRGNCLANRINIERFAQFGIKFLLTRTVGTNHIDLMAAHDHGMQVAYVPFYSPNAIAELSVTLAMMLLRRTTHTTNKTASYNFTIDRFMFSKEVRNCTVGIVGVGNIGLTEAKLFKGLGATVIGNDLYPSEEAKAAIEFKSLDDLLAESDIVSIHIPYIPGKNERFINKDFIEKMKDDAILINTARGELQDNQAILDALTSKKLSGFGTDVLPNEALIFNKNFDEDPLLIDATAKALIDMYPRVIVTPHIGSNTDEAVSNMIETSFDNLYKMFNQLDCANMLSS, encoded by the coding sequence ATGAAAAATTTAAATGTTGTATGTTATGGTGTTCGTCCTGCTGAAAGATCTCTCTTTCAGCAGTTGAATATCCACGGATTCAATTTGAATCTCGTAGAAGATTTATTGAATGAGACAAACTATACAGAAGCAAAAGGAATGGATGCCGTCATTCTTAGAGGTAACTGTTTAGCAAATCGCATAAATATCGAACGTTTTGCCCAATTTGGGATCAAGTTCCTACTCACACGTACAGTTGGGACAAATCATATTGATTTAATGGCAGCTCACGATCATGGAATGCAAGTCGCGTATGTACCATTTTATTCACCAAATGCAATCGCTGAATTATCTGTTACTTTAGCAATGATGCTTTTACGTAGAACAACTCATACAACGAATAAAACAGCTTCTTATAATTTTACGATTGATCGCTTTATGTTCAGTAAAGAAGTCCGAAACTGTACAGTTGGAATCGTTGGCGTGGGGAACATCGGACTAACAGAAGCAAAACTTTTCAAAGGATTAGGCGCAACGGTGATTGGGAATGATCTATATCCAAGTGAAGAAGCAAAAGCAGCCATCGAATTTAAGTCTCTTGATGACTTACTGGCAGAAAGTGATATCGTCAGTATCCATATTCCTTACATCCCCGGTAAAAATGAACGTTTCATTAATAAAGATTTTATCGAAAAAATGAAGGATGATGCGATTTTGATCAACACTGCTAGAGGAGAATTACAGGATAATCAAGCAATTCTTGATGCGTTGACGAGCAAAAAACTATCTGGATTTGGTACAGATGTCTTGCCTAATGAAGCGCTGATTTTCAACAAAAATTTTGATGAAGATCCGTTATTGATCGATGCAACAGCTAAGGCGCTGATCGATATGTATCCGCGAGTGATCGTTACACCACATATTGGTTCGAATACCGATGAAGCAGTATCAAATATGATCGAAACAAGTTTTGACAATCTCTATAAAATGTTCAATCAATTGGACTGTGCCAACATGCTTTCTAGTTAG